A portion of the Carya illinoinensis cultivar Pawnee chromosome 11, C.illinoinensisPawnee_v1, whole genome shotgun sequence genome contains these proteins:
- the LOC122281065 gene encoding pentatricopeptide repeat-containing protein At1g74750-like, whose protein sequence is MLRAKQIGNLSSSARSFFLNGSRCGAADGSSCTCCEDETCISRRQHNRNEVLLAQKPSTLVSASSGRVGTLVSEKSVKVLGSQKAENVGHPSPLKQVVSAPSSLRRSDCVSYASGIDAAQKDVVQSSPLVADQLVRAGIAAVNFLSDIVNYKIPLSAGDGILNTPTNCMVDPTRPLSTIKPSNVRRIKRENFSSVHPKSSVQTADASSHTTNEHATRGKGDRSNLVRSNKHVPYTETGNLVATHSISTDTREKKTVPQRTRSHSNRFTSNINSNMQTSDAEILGSDSRGFNKQGRGFHKGPSDLTMRTGIAPIKRQVANTGHTVDSVYQILQQLKWGPAAEKALGNIGCSMDVFQANQILKQLQDHSVALGFFYWLKQQPGFKHDGHTYTTMVGILGRARQFGTIYKLLDQMVKDGCQPNVVTYNRMIHSYGRANYLKEALNVFNQMQEEGCEPDRVTYCTLIDIHAKAGFLDVAMCMYERMQEAGLSPDTFTYSVIINCLGKAGNLTAAHKLFCEMRGQGCVPNLVTYNIMIALQAKARNYETALKLYRDMQNAGFEPDKVTYSIVMEVLGHCGYLEEAEAVFGEMKRKNWVPDEPVYGLLVDLWGKAGNVEKAREWYQTMLYAGLRPNVPTCNSLLSAFLRVHLLSDAYHLLQNMLGLGLNPSLQTYTLLLSCCTEAQSSYDMGFCCELMTITGHPAHTFLLSMPAAGPDGQNVRDHVSRFLDLMHSEDRESKRGLVDAVVDFLHKSGLKEEAGSVWEVAAQKNVYPDAVKEKSSSYWLINLHVMSDGTAVTALSRTLAWFRRQMLISGIAPSRIDIVTGWGRRSRVTGSSLVRQAVQELLNIFSFPFFTENGNSGCFVGCGEPLNRWLLQSYVERMHLL, encoded by the coding sequence ATGTTAAGAGCAAAGCAGATCGGTAATCTTTCCAGTAGTGCCAGGTCCTTTTTCCTTAATGGGTCACGATGTGGTGCCGCAGATGGAAGTTCATGCACTTGTTGCGAAGATGAAACTTGTATTTCAAGAAGACAGCATAATAGAAATGAAGTTCTACTTGCACAAAAGCCATCCACCTTAGTATCTGCATCTTCAGGAAGGGTAGGAACCTTGGTTTCAGAGAAGTCAGTTAAAGTGCTAGGTTCTCAGAAGGCTGAGAATGTTGGCCACCCGAGTCCTCTAAAACAGGTTGTTTCTGCTCCAAGTTCGTTGCGGAGATCCGATTGTGTAAGTTATGCTAGTGGCATTGATGCTGCTCAGAAGGATGTGGTACAGTCATCTCCCCTGGTTGCTGACCAGCTTGTCAGGGCTGGTATTGCAGCAGTAAATTTTCTGTCTGATATTGTAAATTATAAGATTCCTCTATCAGCTGGGGATGGAATACTAAACACACCAACGAACTGTATGGTTGATCCCACTAGGCCTCTTTCCACCATCAAACCATCAAATGTGAGACGCATCAAAAGGGAGAACTTTTCCAGTGTTCATCCAAAATCATCTGTGCAGACAGCAGATGCGTCAAGCCATACAACAAACGAGCACGCTACAAGGGGTAAAGGTGATAGATCAAATTTGGTTAGAAGTAATAAACATGTTCCTTATACTGAAACTGGGAATTTGGTGGCAACTCACAGTATATCTACGGATACTCGTGAGAAGAAGACTGTACCACAGAGAACAAGATCTCATTCAAATCGCTTCACATCAAATATTAACTCCAACATGCAGACTTCAGATGCAGAGATTTTGGGTTCTGACAGTAGAGGGTTTAACAAACAGGGTAGAGGTTTTCACAAAGGCCCCAGTGATCTGACAATGAGGACTGGAATTGCTCCAATCAAGCGGCAGGTTGCAAATACTGGACATACTGTGGATAGTGTTTATCAAATATTGCAACAACTGAAGTGGGGCCCTGCAGCAGAAAAGGCTCTTGGAAATATCGGATGTTCAATGGATGTTTTTCAGGCAAACCAGATTCTCAAGCAACTTCAGGACCACTCAGTTGCTCTTGGCTTCTTCTATTGGTTGAAACAGCAACCTGGTTTCAAGCATGACGGGCACACTTACACCACTATGGTTGGCATCCTTGGTCGTGCCAGGCAGTTTGGCACAATATACAAATTACTTGATCAGATGGTGAAGGATGGCTGCCAGCCTAATGTTGTGACATATAACCGTATGATTCACAGTTATGGTCGTGCAAACTACTTGAAGGAGGCGCTCAATGTCTTCAATCAAATGCAGGAGGAAGGATGTGAACCTGACCGTGTCACCTACTGCACACTTATTGACATCCATGCAAAAGCTGGATTTCTTGATGTTGCCATGTGTATGTACGAAAGAATGCAAGAGGCTGGCCTTTCTCCTGACACATTCACTTACAGCGTTATCATCAACTGCCTTGGGAAAGCTGGGAATTTGACTGCTGCCCACAAGCTATTCTGCGAGATGAGAGGTCAGGGTTGCGTTCCTAATTTAGTCACCTACAATATCATGATTGCTTTGCAAGCCAAGGCAAGGAACTATGAGACTGCCTTGAAGCTTTATCGTGACATGCAGAATGCAGGATTTGAACCTGATAAAGTGACCTATAGCATAGTGATGGAAGTTCTTGGCCATTGTGGGTACCTTGAGGAAGCTGAAGCAGTGTTTGGAGAGATGAAACGGAAAAACTGGGTCCCAGATGAACCTGTTTATGGTCTTCTAGTAGACTTGTGGGGAAAGGCTGGTAATGTTGAAAAGGCCAGGGAGTGGTATCAAACAATGCTCTATGCAGGTTTGCGGCCTAATGTGCCAACTTGCAATTCCCTGCTCAGTGCTTTCCTTAGGGTGCACCTACTGTCAGATGCATATCACTTGCTACAAAACATGCTGGGTTTGGGTCTAAACCCTTCTCTGCAAACTTATACCTTGCTCCTCAGTTGTTGTACAGAAGCACAATCATCATATGACATGGGGTTTTGTTGCGAGCTCATGACCATCACAGGCCACCCTGCACATACATTTCTACTGTCCATGCCAGCAGCAGGACCTGACGGTCAAAATGTGCGGGATCATGTAAGCAGGTTCTTGGACCTGATGCATTCTGAGGATAGGGAGAGCAAGAGGGGACTTGTGGATGCAGTGGTAGATTTTCTTCACAAGTCAGGGCTCAAGGAGGAGGCGGGTTCAGTTTGGGAGGTGGCTGCACAAAAGAATGTGTACCCAGATGCTGTCAAAGAGAAAAGCTCCAGTTATTGGCTTATTAACCTGCATGTTATGTCGGATGGTACTGCTGTGACAGCGCTGTCAAGGACGCTTGCTTGGTTTCGCCGGCAGATGCTAATTTCAGGAATAGCACCCAGCCGAATTGATATTGTAACTGGATGGGGTCGGCGGAGCAGGGTTACAGGATCATCTTTGGTGAGGCAGGCGGTGCAGGAATTATTGAATATATTTAGCTTCCCATTTTTCACTGAAAATGGCAACTCTGGGTGTTTTGTGGGCTGCGGAGAGCCTCTTAATAGATGGTTGCTCCAATCTTATGTGGAGCGGATGCATCTACTGTAG